The following proteins come from a genomic window of Zygotorulaspora mrakii chromosome 8, complete sequence:
- a CDS encoding ARN family MFS transporter (possible pseudogene; frameshift near 3' end compared to other species), which yields MSEHHDSSSFNEAADSTDKRGVSNILVDEKVRNDSSKDFELRDKLRVTKSLVIRKSELMAKQYDSWYLRGVFLFSVFICSFAYGLDSSIRSVYMTYAMNSYSTHSLISTVSVITLMISAVAQVFFAGLSDVFGRLSLFLVSIVLYIVGTVIQSQAYDVQRYAAGCVFYYVGLVGSMLQVVLILSDNSSLKWRLLYTLIPSMPAIITTWVSGTVVTAANPLENWSWNIAMWAFIFPLCCLPLIGCMIHMRLKVRNDPEWKALLNEKSYYQSHGLVQTLVQLFWKLDIIGVLLLVASVGCILVPLTLAGGVSTRWRNAKIIAPFVLGFLLLPFFIYWENKLALVPFAPFKLLRDRGVWAPLAIMFFICFVYQMAAGYLYSILLVAIDESTTSATRIMNLYSFVAAVIAPFLGFFAAKSARLKPYIIFGGALYFVTMALFYEYRSGVDSGRGIIGGMVVWGIGSCLFDYPTIVSIQSVTSHENMATVTALTYTTFRLGGAVAAAISGAIWTQSLYPKLLQNIEDPGLAAAAYGSPLTFILDYPWGTPVRTAM from the coding sequence ATGAGTGAGCATCATGACAGCAGTTCATTTAATGAGGCAGCTGATAGCACCGATAAGAGGGGCGTTAGCAACATACTAGTGGACGAAAAGGTGAGAAATGATTCCTCAAAAGACTTTGAGCTGAGAGATAAGCTGAGGGTGACAAAGTCTCTGGTAATTCGCAAATCGGAGCTGATGGCAAAGCAATACGATAGTTGGTATTTGCGAGGTGTGTTTCTCTTTTCAGTGTTCATATGTTCTTTTGCCTATGGGCTGGACAGCAGCATTAGGAGCGTGTATATGACGTATGCTATGAACTCTTACTCGACGCACTCCCTGATATCTACGGTCAGTGTAATtactttgatgatttcagCGGTTGCGCAGGTGTTTTTCGCGGGGTTGTCAGATGTCTTTGGAAGATTGAGCCTATTCCTTGTCTCTATTGTTCTATACATTGTAGGGACAGTTATACAATCTCAGGCGTACGATGTGCAGAGATATGCTGCGGGATGCGTTTTCTATTATGTGGGACTTGTTGGGAGTATGCTTCAAGTGGTTCTCATTTTATCAGATAATTCATCGTTGAAATGGAGGTTACTTTACACATTGATACCATCCATGCCTGCTATTATCACAACATGGGTTTCTGGTACCGTCGTCACGGCTGCAAATCCCTTGGAAAACTGGTCATGGAATATTGCTATGTGGGCCttcatttttcctttgtgCTGTCTTCCACTGATCGGCTGCATGATTCACATGAGATTAAAGGTCAGAAATGATCCGGAGTGGAAAGCTttattgaatgaaaaatcgtATTATCAATCTCATGGTTTGGTACAGACACTGGTGCAGTTATTCTGGAAACTGGACATTATTGGAGTCCTGCTTCTGGTCGCAAGCGTAGGTTGTATCCTCGTCCCTCTAACTCTTGCAGGTGGTGTGTCAACTAGATGGAGAAATGCAAAAATTATAGCCCCATTTGTGCTGGGCTTCTTGTTgcttccttttttcatatattgGGAAAACAAACTTGCATTGGTTCCCTTTGCACCATTCAAACTGTTGAGAGATCGCGGAGTCTGGGCTCCATTGGCTATTATGTTTTTCATCTGCTTCGTCTACCAGATGGCTGCGGGATATCTGTATTCCATCCTATTGGTAGCTATTGATGAGAGTACTACTTCAGCTACAAGAATTATGAACTTGTACTCTTTTGTGGCCGCGGTTATTGCGCCATTTTTGGGCTTTTTTGCTGCCAAATCTGCAAGATTGAAGCCCTACATTATTTTTGGAGGCGCACTGTATTTTGTTACAATGGCACTATTTTATGAGTACAGATCAGGTGTAGACTCTGGTAGGGGTATTATTGGTGGAATGGTAGTTTGGGGTATTGGTAGCTGTTTATTCGATTATCCAACAATTGTCTCCATTCAATCAGTAACCTCGCATGAAAACATGGCTACTGTTACCGCCTTAACTTATACTACCTTCAGATTAGGTGGTGCAGTTGCAGCCGCGATCTCGGGTGCTATCTGGACACAATCTTTATACCCAAAGTTGTTGCAGAACATAGAAGATCCAGGTTTGGCCGCTGCAGCTTATGGTTCGCCGTTGACTTTTATTCTTGACTATCCCTGGGGTACTCCTGTAAGGACTGCTATGTAG
- a CDS encoding ketopantoate reductase family protein: protein MASRSKVLLVGSGGVGTMVAYALEYSGKAEVTSVLRSDYDKVVKDGFTIDSCDYGHIECFRTTNIAKSVSDACENHGPFEYVVLVTKCVPDVTNMVEIIAPAVTEESTVVLIQNGIGIETGFKQKFPGHTILSGVSMIGSANRGAQISHEVSDFVKIGVFYNPTLPKEKQDAVCKKFIDIYDNDKIECTFDEDVKFSRWRKLVYNSCINPVSALVDLDVGRIELFGGDGGLIEQLMNEILAIAKSDGVDLPEDVIEFMIRSDDPNYYKPSMQVDVEKGNYLEIEVIIGNPLRIAKKNGVSTPALSVIYELLKLVQCRIKEQKGLIVVPKERPVPTSA from the coding sequence ATGGCATCTAGAAGCAAAGTATTACTAGTCGGCTCAGGAGGTGTCGGAACGATGGTGGCGTATGCGCTAGAGTACTCTGGAAAAGCAGAGGTCACCTCGGTTTTGCGTTCCGATTATGATAAAGTGGTAAAAGATGGTTTCACTATCGACTCATGCGATTATGGTCATATTGAGTGTTTTAGAACCACAAACATAGCTAAAAGTGTGAGTGATGCTTGCGAAAATCATGGGCCCTTCGAGTATGTGGTTCTAGTTACCAAATGTGTTCCGGACGTGACAAATATGGTTGAGATAATTGCACCCGCTGTGACTGAGGAGAGTACTGTTGTACTGATTCAGAATGGTATCGGAATTGAAACGGGTTTCAAGCAAAAGTTTCCGGGACATACTATACTGAGCGGCGTGAGTATGATCGGCTCTGCTAATAGAGGAGCTCAAATAAGTCACGAAGTGTCTGATTTCGTGAAGATTGGTGTTTTCTACAATCCTACTCtgccaaaagaaaaacagGATGCGGTGTGCAAAAAGTTCATCGACATCTACGACAATGACAAAATTGAGTGTACATTTGATGAGGATGTCAAATTCTCAAGATGGAGAAAACTGGTATACAATTCATGCATAAATCCAGTATCTGCTTTGGTAGACTTGGATGTGGGCCGCATAGAGTTATTTGGCGGTGACGGTGGTCTAATAGAACAACTAATGAATGAGATTTTAGCCATTGCAAAGTCAGATGGTGTCGATCTACCTGAAGATGTGATTGAATTTATGATTAGATCTGATGATCCTAATTATTATAAGCCATCTATGCAGGTCGATGTAGAAAAAGGCAACTACCTGGAAATTGAGGTCATAATTGGCAATCCTCTGAGAATTGCGAAGAAAAATGGAGTATCCACTCCTGCTCTATCTGTCATCTACGAGCTTCTTAAATTAGTTCAGTGCAGAATTAAGGAACAGAAAGGTCTAATAGTGGTACCAAAGGAGAGACCAGTACCTACTTCAGCGTAA